The stretch of DNA tcgaagatgaggaaaaacttttttacccatagagttgtgaatctgtggagttctctgcctcagaaggcagtggaggccaattttctggatgcttacaagagagagttagatagagctctgaaagatagtggagtcaggggacatggtgagaaggcaggaacggggtactgaatgtggatgatcagtcgatgtggctcaaagggctgaatggccttaaccTGCACCGAGTTGCTCATCCGCAAACTGCCCTTCCAGCGCCTGGTGCGGGAGATCGCTCAGGACTTCAAGACAGACCTGCGCTTCCAGAGCTCGGCCGTCATGGCCCTGCAGGAGGCCAGCGAGGCTTACCTGGTGGGGCTCTTTGAGGACACCAACCTGTGCGCAATCCACGCCAAGCGAGTCACCATCATGCCCAAAGACATCCAGCTGGCCCGCCGCATCCGCGGGGAGCGCGCCTaaactccacctctccaccaacaaCAAACGGCTCTTTTAAGAGCCACTAATCCAGCAGAAGAAAGAGCTGGGGCTTTCTAATGTCCTTTTACATCAATGTTCTCTTCTTTCTGCGGGGTTTTATCTGAATTGATGCCGCAGAGACTGCTGCTGAGTGGAGTCTGCCTTCAGTCATTCAAGTGTAACTGGTTTCGATGTAAATGCCAACACGGCTCATAATGGTGTGTACACAACCAGCCCCTGTTCGCTCTGCGCCCCTTT from Leucoraja erinacea ecotype New England unplaced genomic scaffold, Leri_hhj_1 Leri_933S, whole genome shotgun sequence encodes:
- the LOC129695074 gene encoding uncharacterized protein LOC129695074 encodes the protein MALTCTELLIRKLPFQRLVREIAQDFKTDLRFQSSAVMALQEASEAYLVGLFEDTNLCAIHAKRVTIMPKDIQLARRIRGERA